A section of the Cyanobacterium sp. T60_A2020_053 genome encodes:
- a CDS encoding NAD(P)H-quinone oxidoreductase subunit N — protein MPLLTTGKSFIKSLEKSGAVAVYAPLEGGFEGRYQRRLRANGYHSLSISARGLGDLSAYLMGFHGVRPAHLGKKNIAQEGSVGPIYFVPPIALSQIENLPPKSKGLVLWIIEGFVLSNQEKEYLLNLPKIEPRIKIVLELGGERYFRWQPLADVLASVA, from the coding sequence ATGCCTTTACTAACTACGGGAAAATCTTTTATAAAAAGTTTGGAAAAATCAGGCGCTGTGGCGGTATATGCACCCTTAGAAGGTGGGTTTGAAGGGCGCTATCAAAGACGTTTACGGGCTAATGGTTATCATAGCCTCAGTATTTCTGCACGGGGTTTGGGAGATTTAAGCGCCTATTTAATGGGTTTTCATGGCGTACGCCCAGCGCACCTCGGCAAGAAAAATATTGCTCAAGAAGGCTCTGTAGGTCCTATTTATTTTGTACCGCCCATTGCTTTAAGTCAGATAGAAAATCTCCCTCCCAAGTCTAAAGGATTAGTTTTATGGATTATTGAAGGATTTGTTCTATCTAATCAGGAAAAAGAGTATTTGTTGAATTTACCTAAAATTGAGCCTCGCATCAAAATTGTTTTAGAGTTGGGTGGAGAGCGCTATTTTCGTTGGCAACCTCTCGCCGATGTTTTAGCTTCTGTCGCTTAA